From the genome of Monomorium pharaonis isolate MP-MQ-018 chromosome 1, ASM1337386v2, whole genome shotgun sequence:
atttattaattggtgaaaaatatttttctctaatatattttatatttttttcttaaaaaatgctaGTCATTCTTAAATTgcttatagatatttattaaatttcttaatatgtttGTTATATATTCACACAATATAGTTGTGGCCAATCACATACATCATTATAAATACTGATTTAACAGAAGAAGAAATATATCTTACATttctacaattattaaaaactctCGCAATAAATCTTGGACATGCAATTGAATTTGTTAAACCACAACAAATTAAAGTGTATCTAGTCTTGGAGGTAAgcacatttttataaacataacttttataaattgtactttacattttttacatattaatctGCATGCATTaacaaaaatagtatttattctaattatttatactgtCTTTCATACATCTTATGCTATTAATTTACAGATAAAGTCgattaataaacagttttattgTGCAGAATCGCAGAactattttaacaataaagcTCTTACAAACATAAAGACATTAGTCagaaacgttttaaaaaaacgATTTGATCCAGctatattattaatagcaGGTAAAGGACgaatgtataaattacaaagtaaaagtgttataaattatttacagacCGAACATTGTAACTAATATCATGCGTTTTACTTTCGGACAATAGTGCATTAATAGTGCACAATGCAAATTAtctattcattaatattaattaatactcgaACATTGCACCTTATCCGAAGGATATTTGTGCAACGCGACAACGTATTTGGATAATTttgtatgtgtaattattaGTACCTATGTCTAAGTacagaaagaaagacaaaaagtaCCAAGACACAAggtataatttgatttaaaactgaaaaaaagttattttattttatgatgacgagcgatatatatatatatatatatatatatatatatatatatatatacatacacatatatgttttACACGTATTATTTAGTTCGATTAAAAGTTCGAAAATCTTGTAACTATTAAATGTGGAtacatgaattaaaaaacgtaTGCACAGTGCTTAGAAAATATAGTGACTTtcctacatttttatttataatttttttatattcttgaattATGTGACatgtttaaaatgttaagtacagttttattaattttttttatgccacaatttttgtaactttattaatcATCGTGTAGAGACATAGATATATTgtcacatataattttatatataaattatctaaacgtatatatacatttttatctaaacTTTCTTACGATTATTTACTTTgtctatgtataaaattatacgtaataaagcaaagaatatgaataaataaagttaagaaTTTTTGTACACACAATTagtatattagtatatttttcaGGCCtgagaaaataatatgattatatataaatatatataatttcaaaattccataataaatatatttcaaatcacAACTTCtcctattttataattatatataaatttatttaaactatttttatcatatttttggATAATCGATTATtgcattaaagttttttagtatagtatgtaatgttttttagtatgtaaagaaaatattttatatacaaaggAACACAGTGATAATAGTTGTTGCACAAGTTATTATGAATGTGTTTCATTTTAATAGCACgaaaaaattgtgtgtgtgtgtgtgtgtgtgtgtgtgcgtgtgcgttcgtgcgtgcgtgcgcacgTACACTCTTTATGAAACTCAATTTACCATGTATAAGTAAAAGATTtcttatcaataaattttttttaatataaccaataaGTACAATGCGCATATCTGCATAAAACTTAATCAAACTCAGGTATATCGTCAAATGAATAACCAGGTACTTTTTGATACGCTAAAATAGCCACCCTCATGTGATAAGCCCCTGGTATGAACATCAAGGCCCCTAAAATTATCACTGGCCACATCCGATCTGAATACTGCAATGTAatcatgatttttattttaacaatatatcattttgacagtactaaaataatttcagtaCATTTTCATATCTTTATCTATTATGTCATATCGTTAAAGAGTTTCTCCATCTTAAAATAGCagagaaaaattagaaaatctttttattttggaatactttttagtataaattattgatcaatatttttgtaaattattgataaatattcatatgtaaaaaacctgaaaaagaattgtatacagtaatgatttaaaatttaaatatagaaatgtaatttgttacatttaaattttaaatgtaacaaattacgtatcctttttttatttacatactatcacatttagaaaattgtataattcgtGAACATAtcatattcttatattaacaTATGGTCAAAACTTCATTCTTTTAattccaaaataattttatgaatgttTTTCCAAGATTGAATTACTCGAAACTTTCCAAAACTATCTCAacaatatttgaaaagttattttttaaaaattatacagtatTACagtcaaaaaattgaaaaattttaggcATGCCCTGTAATTATAAACTTGTTCTTAAAATTTGATCAACTTATTATGTGAAGAGACTgaatattctcaaaattattatgtggAAGTTGTTACAGCACAAtagtaattttgtacaatctacaacagtaaaataaatcttacttTTGAATCAATGTGTCCACTCACAATCAAGCTTCCTATAATGAGCATAATGGTCCCTCCAACAAATAAGAGAGCAGCTAATGTAATAGCCTTCCATGGTATCTTCACTGGTGGACTtacaaacttaaaattttaaaaatatcactttTACTGTctgcataaaacattttaaacatttgatgtaaattaattaaacattaaatatataaaaaattcttaagcATAGTATAAAGTATACTTTATGATAAATGCCAAGtcattatattgcatttttcaaCTCACCTGCGAATCAAAGAAACCATTATCGGTTTCTGTAAGTTGTGTATAATCCACGTTGTCAAATTGTCTGTCACTTCGAACTTTCTTCCTGCACATACTCGCTTTATCGATATAatctaaacaaaattaaaaatatgctatATGATTTATTTGTCATGAATAGAATTGtttatcacaaaaaaatttcatgaaacttgaaaaatttaattagttaagtataattatatataatatgatctTTAAGTattctaaaagattttaaaggaTGTGATATCAATTCAAGAACTGATAtgtaactataattttttttaatccattGATTGATAAAGCAACGAGTCAAAAAACACTTTATATGTCTAACAATGTAACGTGTTTAACTTCAAAGATCAAGAGTGTCAAAGTtcaataaaacattgttttttttccagaaaTTGTGAACCACTATCGTTTTGACATATATAtgtagtttatttaataatataacttcGATTTTATCCCTAATTTACTagtatattatgttaaatataaaaaaaataaaagtgtaaaaaatacaatatatagcTTTTCTGATTAAAtttggatttttatttacacgtataacaaattgttttttagaTAAGTATGGTGATTAGCATATAAAGG
Proteins encoded in this window:
- the LOC105837156 gene encoding transmembrane protein 230 isoform X1, whose amino-acid sequence is MPNYRRSIFDYIDKASMCRKKVRSDRQFDNVDYTQLTETDNGFFDSQFVSPPVKIPWKAITLAALLFVGGTIMLIIGSLIVSGHIDSKYSDRMWPVIILGALMFIPGAYHMRVAILAYQKVPGYSFDDIPEFD
- the LOC105837156 gene encoding transmembrane protein 230 isoform X2, with the protein product MPNYRRSIFDYIDKASMCRKKVRSDRQFDNVDYTQLTETDNGFFDSQFVSPPVKIPWKAITLAALLFVGGTIMLIIGSLIYSDRMWPVIILGALMFIPGAYHMRVAILAYQKVPGYSFDDIPEFD
- the LOC105837156 gene encoding transmembrane protein 230 isoform X3, with protein sequence MCRKKVRSDRQFDNVDYTQLTETDNGFFDSQFVSPPVKIPWKAITLAALLFVGGTIMLIIGSLIVSGHIDSKYSDRMWPVIILGALMFIPGAYHMRVAILAYQKVPGYSFDDIPEFD